The Denticeps clupeoides chromosome 5, fDenClu1.1, whole genome shotgun sequence genome includes a region encoding these proteins:
- the rpgrb gene encoding retinitis pigmentosa GTPase regulator b isoform X3 encodes MFGSNNWGQLGLGTKATVNKPTCVKALKSEKVKLAACGRNHTIIYTTQGNVYAAGGNNEGQLGLGNSEERNYFELVDFFRKHGPIKMLAAGSNTSAALTDGGTLYVWGDNSEGQIGLGKESNALSPQELSVGKSVSWISCGYYHSALVTMDGALYTFGEKDSGKLGLHTNKLANHRVPQLVEGITGKVLQVACGGGHTVALTEDKLYTFGLGQFGQLGHGTFVFEAWLPRDVEYFRKGLVRHVECGENHTAVITDSGLLYTFGDGRHGKLGLGEENFTNQFKPTLCFRFLKHHVESVTCGGCHMLVLAKPRAKGSEEVTLEEEDVTEDIWEKPYSELMSDTTSSAILTTMNRSLSARVRRRERERSSEQFGLMFRTLPPLTGSYLCTSQTVPSQTMPASMPSGDSPPNLDQSGIHNRHKRRSYRKGKGAKEHVPEKKSSAVEDFDDIDSVKGLGETTDLLNVTHVMSMDPADNTLTLSPVQKKKVKVVRSHGKTLLKEHVLPEGKADSKAKRALPTELLKSASSKSLLSESSSGTASQMRGRGKENVLLTVEEPGQRRTGITSSKGKHAVGSPSMDHISKRESRPLSPPHTKPTEGKRHVMKAEGRDKPEHSKPKAHVSTTVSEVHSPTQAKLSKGKDQVENQGKGETMSLQHKVTSLTIKEALTPVKTKGKLGKAQLSPAKLKSEPITVQSKSRDDKEAPTRKKTKGHHPSLKKEQEYLVSRQKIFSPANDASLKTKKHGTPDIKEPIMVSEATTDREQGSDPSFGSTLSGVASFVRDMGTESPVSLVKGIAASHFDSYDDSYWPTSENKSRAVRSASRSALSDAMCSDSSESETQEPAQRRTAVTINVMPEPGSSDQETEKGKGSLHSHDEDGEGEQGDESRDMTAGEESEDETKKRGLTSDEEELQTQGTSEGEVKMAREEREEKDDDSKTLNDISDEEEDDTTLKEMPDGQDSSAEKSESASEQEMEGEAEEEEEDEVGEMEEESGHDEKDEGQEEEQHDEDNEDGDGNTEVESKTNEGTEESESEKESEKEEDDYEQGEESEGEREGLDLAEDEDESEVDEEGGRVSGAEDEEGEEEEEDNNENEEVESEEEDSTGDDGKGKEEDESEESETDEGNELQEAEEEESEAESKGKEDEIDEEEEASQDKEEGETEAVDEEDEEDEQEEDNKQPEEEEEEGEEGEESQDEETEKDDEDEESEAEELEGIAEEEGEESGEEEEEGEESGEEEEEGEEEEDEAEGEEEEDEAEGEEEEDEAEGEEEEDEEEDEEEEDEEEDKEEGEEEEDEEEGEEEEEEIKNEEKKKTAKSTKPKPVSRQVKGRAKSSQSPAKSQSEEEQFWDDVLPQYLNLK; translated from the exons ATGTTCGGCAGTAATAACTGGGGACAGTTGGGATTGGGAACGAAGGCCACTGTGAATAAACCAACATGTGTGAAAG CTCTGAAGTCAGAAAAAGTTAAATTGGCAGCTTGTGGACGAAATCACACCATTATTTACACAA CTCAGGGAAATGTGTACGCTGCTGGTGGCAACAATGAGGGTCAGCTTGGCCTCGGGAACTCTGAAGAGAGGAACTACTTTGAGTTGGTTGATTTCTTCAGGAAGCACGGTCCAATTAAAATGCTCGCCGCAGGTTCTAACACTTCAGCCGCTCTCACAG ATGGCGGGACGCTCTATGTGTGGGGTGATAACTCAGAAGGCCAGATTGGTCTTGGAAAAGAGAGCAATGCACTAAGTCCACAAGAACTGTCTGTTGGGAAGTCTGTGTCCTGGATTTCATGTGGATACTACCACTCGGCCTTAGTTACCA tgGACGGGGCCCTTTACACGTTTGGTGAGAAAGATAGTGGAAAACTGGGTCTGCATACCAATAAACTTGCCAATCACAGGGTGCCTCAGCTGGTGGAGGGCATTACTGGAAAAGTCCTCCAGGTGGCATGCGGTGGAGGCCACACTGTAGCCCTCACAG AGGATAAACTATACACCTTTGGCTTGGGTCAATTTGGACAACTGGGTCATGGAACCTTCGTTTTTGAGGCGTGGTTACCCAGGGATGTGGAATACTTTCGCAAAGGACTGGTGCGTCATGTGGAGTGTGGGGAGAATCACACTGCTGTTATAACAG ATTCTGGCCTTCTGTACACATTTGGAGATGGTCGGCATGGCAAGCTTGGTCTGGGAGAGGAAAACTTCACCAATCAGTTTAAACCAACCCTGTGCTTCCGATTCCTCAAACACCATGTGGAGTCG GTAACATGTGGAGGTTGCCACATGCTTGTTTTGGCCAAGCCTAGGGCCAAAGGGTCGGAGGAGGTGACACTGGAAGAGGAAGACGTTACAGAAGATATCTGGGAAAAGCCTTACAGTGAGCTGATGTCAGACACAACCTCCTCCGCCATTCTGACCACCATGAACAGGAGTTTGTCAGCCCGCGTCAGGCGCAGAGAGAGG GAGCGATCGTCAGAGCAGTTTGGACTCATGTTCCGTACCCTTCCACCTCTAACTGGCAGCTACCTCTGCACATCTCAGACTGTACCTAGCCAAACTATGCCAGCCAGCATGCCTTCTGGGGATTCCCCACCAAATCTAGATCAGAGTGGAATTCATAACAGACACAAACGTCGATCATATAGGAAAG GAAAAGGGGCAAAAGAACATGTGCCAGAAAAGAAAAGCTCAGCCGTTGAAGATTTTGATGACATTGACAGTGTGAAAGGATTGGGGGAGACCACTGATTTACTCAACGTT ACTCATGTAATGAGTATGGATCCTGCTGATAACACACTGACTTTATCACCGGTTCAGAAG AAGAAGGTTAAGGTTGTGAGAAGCCATGGTAAGACCCTGTTGAAAGAGCATGTGCTTCCTGAAGGGAAGGCTGATTCCAAAGCCAAAAGGGCTTTGCCCACTGAGCTCCTCAAGAGTGCAAGCTCTAAGTCTCTCCTGTCAGAGAGCTCAAGCGGTACAGCTTCTCAGATGAGGGGCAGGGGGAAAGAAAATGTACTCCTAACTGTTGAAGAGCCTGGACAAAGGCGAACAGGAATAACATCCAGCAAAGGTAAACATGCTGTTGGGTCTCCGAGCATGGATCACATTAGCAAGCGAGAGTCAAGACCTCTCtcacctccacacacaaaacccaCCGAGGGTAAACGGCACGTGATGAAAGCAGAAGGTAGAGATAAACCTGAGCACAGCAAACCAAAAGCACATGTTAGCACAACAGTTTCAGAAGTTCACTCACCTACGCAAGCAAAACTCTCCAAAGGGAAAGATCAAGTGGAGAACCAGGGAAAAGGAGAAACGATGTCATTACAGCACAAAGTCACATCCTTAACCATTAAAGAGGCACTCACACCAGTGAAAACTAAAGGTAAACTTGGCAAGGCACAGCTGAGTCCAGCAAAGCTGAAAAGTGAGCCCATAACAGTCCAAAGTAAATCCAGAGATGATAAGGAAGCACCAACAAGAAAGAAAACCAAAGGACATCATCCAAGCCTTAAGAAAGAACAGGAGTATCTTGTAAGCAGGCAGAAGATTTTCTCTCCTGCAAATGATGCCAGtctaaagacaaaaaaacatgggACCCCTGACATTAAAGAACCCATCATGGTCTCTGAGGCTACCACTGACAGGGAACAGGGTTCAGACCCTTCCTTTGGTAGCACTCTCTCTGGGGTGGCATCTTTTGTCCGAGATATGGGCACAGAGAGTCCTGTAAGTTTGGTAAAGGGTATTGCTGCCAGCCATTTTGATTCCTATGATGATTCCTATTGGCCCACCTCTGAGAATAAGAGCAGGGCGGTGCGATCTGCCAGTCGGAGCGCTCTCTCTGATGCCATGTGTAGTGATTCTTCAGAGTCTGAGACTCAAGAGCCAGCACAGAGGAGGACTGCTGTCACTATAAATGTCATGCCTGAACCAGGAAGCTCTGATCAGGAGACCGAAAAAGGCAAAGGGAGTTTACACAGCCATGATGAAGATGGGGAGGGTGAACAGGGTGATGAGAGCAGGGATATGACGGCAGGAGAGGAATCTGAAGATGAAACCAAGAAAAGAGGGTTGACGTCAGATGAGGAAGAACTTCAAACCCAAGGTACATCAGAAGGAGAGGTGAAAATGGCAAGAGAGGAGAGGGAAGAGAAAGATGATGATAGCAAAACACTGAATGACATCtctgatgaggaggaagatgacACCACCCTCAAAGAGATGCCAGATGGTCAGGATAGTAGTGCAGAAAAGAGCGAATCGGCATCAGAGCAGGAAATGGAGGGTGAggctgaagaggaggaagaagatgaagtTGGAGAAATGGAAGAGGAGAGTGGACATGACGAGAAAGATgagggacaggaggaggaacagCATGATGAAGATAATGAAGATGGAGATGGAAATACAGAGGTTgaaagcaaaacaaatgaagGAACAGAAGAATCAGAAAGTGAGAAGGAGTCTGAAAAGGAGGAGGATGACTATGAACAGGGTGAAGAGAGTGAGGGTGAGAGAGAAGGCTTAGATTTAgcagaggatgaggatgagagTGAAGTAGATGAGGAGGGTGGAAGAGTGAGTGGTGCCGAGGATGAGGAgggtgaagaagaggaagaagataaCAATGAGAATGAGGAGGTTGAGAGTGAGGAAGAGGATTCAACTGGGGATGATGGAAAAGGGAAGGAAGAAGATGAAAGTGAGGAGAGTGAGACCGATGAAGGAAATGAATTGCAAGAAGCTGAGGAGGAAGAAAGTGAAGCTGAAAGTAAAGGGAAAGAGGATGAAAttgatgaagaggaagaagcaAGCCAGGACAAAGAAGAAGGGGAGACTGAAGCAGTagatgaagaggatgaagaagatgagCAGGAAGAGGACAACAAAcagccagaggaggaggaggaagaaggagaggagggtgaagagtcaCAGgatgaagaaacagaaaaggatgatgaggatgaggaatCTGAGGCAGAGGAACTAGAGGGAATagcagaggaggagggagaagagagtggtgaagaggaggaggagggagaagagagtggtgaagaggaggaggagggagaagaggaggaggatgaagcggaaggagaagaagaggaggatgaagcggaaggagaagaagaggaggatgaagcggaaggagaagaagaggaggatgaagaggaggatgaagaagaggaggatgaagaggaggataaagaggaaggagaagaagaggaggatgaagaggaaggagaagaagaggaggaagaaataaaaaatgaagagaaaaaaaaaact